A genomic window from Glycine soja cultivar W05 chromosome 10, ASM419377v2, whole genome shotgun sequence includes:
- the LOC114371561 gene encoding serine/threonine-protein kinase SAPK10-like — translation MPLGDPPAWRMPRSSSSSSRFCHLKSASNRALWNIFPATSHIDLFGHVECVQIDENVKREIINHRSLRHPNIIKFKEVILTPTHLAIVMEYASGGELFEKICNAGHFNEGEARFFFQQLISGVSYCHAMEVCHRDLKLENTLLDGSLTLHLNICDFGYSKVSYTNEAPTDKCAFLSLNHVMKLDCTIADVWSCGVTLFVMLVGSYPFEDPNDPKDFRKTIQLEKNLPRGSLG, via the exons ATGCCGCTGGGGGACCCACCCGCATGGAGAATGCCAAGATCGTCATCATCCAGTTCTAGATTTTGCCACCTAAAATCGGCATCGAATAGAGCATTGTG GAACATATTTCCTGCCACAAGTCACATTGATCTTTTTGGACATGTTGAATGTGTACAG ATTGATGAAAATGTcaaaagagaaataattaatcataggTCTCTAAGACATCCTAACATTATCAAGTTTAAGGAG GTCATTTTAACACCTACTCATCTGGCCATAGTAATGGAATATGCATCTGGTGGAGAACTATTTGAGAAAATCTGCAATGCAGGACATTTTAATGAGGGTGAG GCTCGTTTCTTTTTTCAACAACTCATATCGGGGGTCAGCTATTGTCATGCAATG GAAGTGTGTCACCGGGACCTGAAGTTGGAAAACACTTTGTTGGATGGAAGCTTGACACTTCATTTGAATATATGTGATTTTGGATACTCCAAGGTAAGT TACACTAATGAAGCACCTACAGATAAGTGTGCATTCTTGAGTCTCAACCATGTGATGAAATTGGATTGCACT ATTGCAGATGTCTGGTCATGTGGAGTAACCTTGTTTGTGATGCTAGTGGGATCATATCCTTTTGAAGATCCTAATGATCCAAAGGATTTCCGAAAGACAATTCAG TTGGAAAAAAACTTGCCACGTGGTAGCTTGGGGTGA